The following coding sequences are from one Diabrotica virgifera virgifera chromosome 2, PGI_DIABVI_V3a window:
- the LOC126880909 gene encoding homeobox protein 4-like → MSVNSGGKPPDPPPRKPIIFDSQNDAEQMELSVSTPIPINLTTKNNNQYPNDPNTTNMNVNNETKQNLKEVRQAFLFNSNDRGPYHVYIENSSTDFKGKINSLKIGEIILSNFPEADNMMSSIDAIGRNRIRVKCKDYKTENNLVKNKSLEIFRSNNLDLYIPKFILHRQGVIRDIDIDFSEESNITNNDTNFSQNSQPSTSTQGNNFAKFIFNPHTNTSRPNKRQKPNSPDPTDIARKEIISVVSPPKHSEGIVKSQFYQQNLNVADSQSEDLDSSVINVILESVLTIVNSIKQNNNFNISKSDVIQLISNHSNQNLTSNRRPN, encoded by the exons ATGAGTGTCAATAGCGGAGGTAAGCCTCCTGATCCTCCGCCCAGAAAACCTATTATATTCGATAGTCAAAATGATGCCGAACAAATGGAACTTTCTGTAAGTACTCCCATTCCAATAAATTTGACAACCAAAAACAACAACCAGTATCCAAATGATCCAAATACAACGAATATGAATGTTAATAATGAAACAAAACAGAACTTAAAAGAGGTAAGGCAAGCATTTTTATTTAACAGTAATGATCGAGGTCCATATCACGTTTACATTGAAAACAGTTCTACGGATTTTAAAGGTAaaataaattctttaaaaattgGTGAAATTATTTTGTCTAACTTTCCTGAAGCAGACAATATGATGTCCAGTATAGATGCCATCGGCCGTAATAGAATTAGAGTCAAATGCAAAGACTATAAAACTGAAAATAATCTTGTTAAAAACAAATCTCTGGAAATTTTTAGATCAAATAATTTGGATCTGTATattccaaaatttattttacacagACAAGGAGTTATTAGAGACATAGACATAGATTTCTCTGAAga GTCAAATATAACAAACAATGATAcaaatttttcacaaaattcACAACCTTCTACTTCTACCCAAGGAAATAACTTTGctaaatttatatttaatcctCACACCAACACCAGTAGACCAAATAAAAGGCAGAAGCCAAATAGTCCAGACCCAACTGATATAGCCAGAAAAGAAATAATATCTGTAGTTTCCCCTCCAAAACATTCTGAGGGAATAGTTAAAAGTCAATTCTATCAACAAAACTTAAACGTTGCAGATTCACAGTCAGAAGACTTAGATTCTTCTGTAATAAATGTCATTTTAGAATCAGTTCTTACAATTGTTAATTcaattaaacaaaataataattttaatatttctaaATCTGATGTAATTCAGTTAATTAGTAACCATTCTAACCAAAATCTAACATCAAATCGCAGGCCTaactaa